The DNA sequence tattttttgttgtgttagATATCACTATGACAAAAATTTCAATCCGGATAGGGAGGTCTTGATTGGTTTATATGAAACATTTGAAAGAATGGTTTTGGATGTTAGCACAAGAGTTACAATTGATCAAcaacttgaaaagttcaagggaGCTAAGGAGCTTTTTGGAATGTACATGGCAATAGCTACTAGAAACAAGAAACAACCTGGTAATGAAATTACTCTCATTACCacttttatatgatttataatttttaattacattaaattataattcaatactttttttattttgatagctCTTTGGTGGGAGAGTTATGGAGGAGAAGGTAAAGAGCTACGAAAGATAGCCATGAAAATCTTGAGTCTGACATGTAGTGCAACAGGGTGTGAAAGGAATTGGAGCACCTTTGACCAAGTCCATACTAAGAGAAGAAATAGATTGGAACAACAAAGACTAAATGCTCTTGTCTATGTAAAGTACAATCTCCAACTTGAGTTGAGACAAAAGAGTAAAGAGAAGGGAGAAACTTATGATCCCATATGTTTGTCAGATATTGAATCAGATGATGAATGgattacaaaaaaagaaaatccttGTTTGCATATTGATTCCTCATGGATGGATATACATGAGTGCTTTGATGATGAAGAGGGAGCTCCAAACAAAAAAAGGAAGAGAGGTAATTATTTCTATTCACaagttaaaatttgaatgtCACCAAACTAGAACtaaactttatttctttttctttttgctaataTAGGGCCAAGAAACTTAAATGCCAAGAccaataaaaaaggaaaatccaTAGTAGGAGATGAGGAGGAATTTGAAGACATTAATGAAGGGGAAGAACTTTCAttagaagatgaagatgactTAAGTGATGTAGATCTTggagatgatgatgataaaataTGAATGATTTAGACTAGAATGTTTTTTTGTGGTTCTTTAAGATACAAGCAACAACAACACTTATTTTTTGGATGGCTATAATGCAATACTTGTTTAGTAGCATATAGCCATAGTTAAAGGAATCTTAGGCAGCAACCACAATGTTTTTTGGAGGCTGTGTTGCTGAAATTGTGAATCTGTGGTAAAATATACATAGATACAACCACTTTATTTGACTATGAGgttgttttgttattaattgtctctttgcatatttatatatcttatatatttaagtatatgttacatttttttaatgtttattaatgtttatgaaTCGTACGATTCACGATACAATACGattcacaattcaaaatttaagcTCTCCGATACACGATACGATTCACGATTCAACTACCATGATTTTCATAggttttttgtgtttgtttacaATTCTTTCTTCAAATTTGTTCCTTCTAATGATGACATGTTGTCACTTTCCAACCATTATCAATCTACCTTCATCACCACTAAATGACTACCATAACTCGAGATGTTTCTCTAGCATATTTTCAGGTGTATCATCTTCATATATGACCTATTGAAAATCTAGTACAAGACTCGTCTtcaacaaataataacacaatGGAGGCCATGGCTAATCCTTCCCTAACACTATCATGTACTGAATCCAATCTCTTGAAAATTATTGGCCTTATTCTATATAAAAAGGTACATGTTCTACTTGTAACCCTTCTCCCCACTATACAAACCTTAATTATCACCGACTTTCCACATATATTGCACTTGTTTGTCCTTATTATATTATAAGTCTAAATGAGCTTTCTTATTTATAGTGGCCACAAAAGATGATTGATGAGATGTTACCTTCAAAATAGTGCTACTTGAGAGTTGGTTCCTCTCTAGGTGGAAAATCAATCATTGGGTATTTATGGTTGTACATTCTTAAGACTGAATGGTAATATTGACCAGTATAAAGTTCAGCTACCTGCCAATGGTTATAAAATTGGGCCACGCTTTAGctagacaaaagaaaaatgaatttctACATGGTGATTGTTAAGATATATCATTAGATATCTTATCTCTATCTTATTTTCAGTTTCTATTATTACTATTCTTGATGAGAATTTTGGGATTAgcccatattttctttattataaatacaagccctatgtgtattttctacacaagggagattaatctcataCCTAGTTtcactatatttaatatgatatctAGAGCCTAAGGGTCTTTAAGGAAAATTTGTCACCTCTGTCACTAGATCCACTGTCAGAGCCGCCTTCCGCCACCAACGGTGGCGGCCAACTGTGGGGATTGGTGGCAGCAACAGCTGGCGGTGGTGGCTAGCAGTGACTGCAGTACCGTGGTGAAAGAATAACGTGCTTTGCTCTTTTGGGTtaaagaaaagtaagaaaattttaGGGTAAAGAAATTTTACTATTGTTGTTGCAGTAACTTGGGTGAAATAATAAAATCGAGTAAAAGAATGAGAGTGAGTGAAGAGAAATCTGCACaggtttgtttaaataaatattttaatgggCCAGGCCAAATTTGTTAAACACTAGAAGAAGGATCaatttagggtttcaagttaTCTTCTTCGTCCCACAATGTTGCCACTGCAATTCTTCACTTCTATGCTCTTTTGTTCATGatcatgatttttgtttttgggtCCGATTTTTTCGCCACAACCGCTACGCCGACGACACCCGCCATGCCAAAAGCGGCCGCCATGAAAAAACCGATTCACCTCTGCCTTGATGTGGTAGAAGGCTGGGAAACTGTTACCGGTTTTCGCCATAGCCGAAATTTAACACTGCTCTCAGAAAAGGGTTGTTGTATGGTTCCAATAACCATACCGGAGTGGTTTGTTATTTAGATGCTGATTGAGCAAGGTCTGcttctgatagaagatctacatccggatattgtgtctccattggtggtaacttgatctcttggaaaagcaagaaacaaagtgttgtggcAAGATCTAGTGCAGAAGCGGAATATAGAGCTACGATCTCAGCCACTTGTGACCTTGTTTGGCTTAAGCAATTGCTTAGAGAGTTATAATTTGGAGATGTTACTCAAATGACACATGTATGTGACAATCAAGTTGCTCTTCATATCAGTTCTAATCCTATCTTTCATGAGAGGAataaacacattgagattgacTGTCATTTCATTCGAGAAAAGATTGTATCTGGAGACATAAAGACTGAGTTcgttaactcaagtgatcagttagcagatattttcactaagtctTTACCGGAACCGAGAATtggttatatttgtaacaagcttggtacAAACGATTTGTATGCACCAGCCTGAGGGAGAGGGTTAAGATAGATCATTAGATATCTTATCTCtatcttattttcaatttctattattattattcttcatGTGTATTTTGGACTTAgtccatattttctttattataaatacaacccttatgtgtattttctacacaagggagattaatctcattCTTAGTTTCACTATATTTAATAGTGATCATGGTGAAGTCTACATGGAGCAACCTCTTAATTTTGTTGTTCTAGGGGATTTGTCTAATATGTTATGTCATTTATGTTGGTCCCTACATTGTGGACGCTTTTGGACTATTATCGGCAATTTGAGATGTACGAGGTGATGATAATCATCCTCCCCAAAGATGTATCTATCTCATTGTATATATGGATGGTGTTGTTACCACAGACAGAGATAATTAGGATATTGTAcaactaaaacaataaaataataactaattaccTCTCACTTataattgattttcaaatttattttttagttataaactttgtttggagattaaattatttatttttatctaactAAGCTACACTCACCTTTAGGAAATCATTGATCAAAGATGGAGCAACTAATTGCATAGGCCATTGCATGTTGTAGCTATTATCTTAATCTCATATTGCACTATAATGCTAAATTTAAAGTTGATTATGAAGTGAATTATGGAATGTATGATCGTTTGGATAGGTTGGTGGGAGACATTGATGAGATCAACAAGATTGATGTTCAAATTgagagtttcaagaaaaaatagggaTTTTTTGGCAGTCTAAGACCTGCGATTAAACCAAATTCTAGCACAGTGCTTGGCATCATATGGTGATGAATATCCAGAATTACAAACATTTGCTATCAAAGTATTGAGTTTGACTTATACATCATCTAGTTGTTAGTGTAATTGGAGTGCTTGAGAGGATAAGAATTAATCTATGAAATTAATGTTATGACTATTTACCTATACCACCTAGTAGTAGTCTGTATGATTTTATAACATTGATGATGAATGGACTATGGAGGACAATGAGGCAAATTCAACTTTGGATGGGAAACGATAATGATAATGGCTTCTCTTTGAATTCTGTTTATTGCTGTCCACTTCGGTATAGAAGGATTTAGTAGGCATGTTATATTATTGGTTCATATGTGTGTgcgtatgtatgtatgtatgcatgcatACACACACAAATATGTAAGCTTTTAAATGTGTAAAAATATCTCATCTTTCACATTTACTTTTGTCCTTTTTCTCTAATACAAGTTTTTCCATTTCTAACAaacaaacaagataaaaaaataaagaattagaTTTTGAAACGACAACTATAGTGATTATTGACTAACAAACCTAAGACATAATACCTCGGAGAAAAGATATGGAAGCAGGAGTTACTGTACTGACTCTTGGATCAGGGGGATCTTCCTTCTTGATGTGCAAGCCACTACTTAGAGCCGGATTACTATCAACAATTGCAACGTTCAACTGCTTTGTCATTGGCATACTTGCTGGAAGAACAAAATAATTGACCAGATTTTAAGTTATAACACATTCTCcagcatcatcatcatcatcaataacATTACTATTTGGTGTCTCTCTTGTCTTAATGAGTGTTTGgacaaaagtttattttaaggAAATAGTCACTTTTCTAGACAGCTTCTAGAGAGAgcttttaaaaggaaaaaagaaaattctaatAGTGTTCCTGACATCACCTTCTATTTTACTATTTCCACCTCACTCATCGCCATTATCATTCTTAGCCCACTTCATGGCAATATAAAGAATACAAATTAGAGGCAAATAGATGAAAACAAGGATAGTAGGATACAATATTGAAGTGCAagaacaaaaacacaatttgTCACAAATATATGCAAACTGTAAATGCAAGCTTCAAATCTAATAGGCAGTCTTTTGAATGACAACAAGTGAACAACGTAGAGCCATATTCTCTGTAAATGATCACAAATAAATGGACTATCGGATAAATACATGCTATAATGCTCTCTTTGATAAAACTGGAGTTACCAAATACCAAACCTTTACGGTGATTAAGATGCACTGAAGTAATATCCTAAAAGCCTAAccattcaattttaatttttcctcGAACCTTACAAGAATAAAATCTAATTATGATTAAAAGTGCTgcacaaaaaacataaattacttttaacaatatctcaaAATGAATGACCACAGGtgacaaattaatataattttatgataaagtGGTGATTAGCAATCCATTGACATGGTTTGGAACAACCAAACCGGGCTATAACAAATGACCAAGGATGGATCCGAGTACGCAGAATTCTAATTAAAGCATATATCAATAATGTAACAGATTGTCAAATATTTTATGGATCCGGATCAGAATCAGTTCAATAGTCACCACAAATTTAGATAGAAAAAATATGTGGAACTTTTATTCTAGTCAATTCACCTGAGATAAGGAGTTAAATAGATGCAgattgacaaaaaaattaaactcgGTCAAGACATGATTAAATGACGAATTATGCTAAAGCTTAACTATCGTCAGATATCGAATCAACAAAAACTATGACTTAGACACACCCAACTCCATGCAGATTATTACCGACCTAAGAAACAAGCAAGAGCCATGCCAACCATCCCTCCTCCAACAATAGCAATATCATACTGTGGAATAATTTTGCTAATAGTCTGCTTCTTCTCATGCTCCTGCAAATTTTCAAGAATATGAATAGGGCATTTTCATTTGATATTCCATAGTGGAAATGATTATCTTTCAatataaactaatataataatgtgAAAATGCATAAAGGTGCGAGTACGGGATATCATCACATATGACAAAGATTACAAAGAAGTTGAGGACTGAGTAATCACAGTCATTACTTTAATCAATGTAACAAGAATAAACTACTAAAAGTaaaggtaaaaaatataaattaaagataCGATGCTACTCATCTACAATCCTCATCaacttaataaaagaaaagaatcgTGTCACAATTTCTCCTTGTTGTGCTTGATTTAGCCAGAGAGCTTGTTGTTCAAGGAAGAAAGGACAACTTGCCGAACACAAAAATGATTCCAGTCGGAGTTAATTCATAGAGTTTATTGATCACATCAATGAGGATACTTGTCCAACTTAATAATGATAAAGATCGGTGTTAATGCAGAGAGCTCCTCGCATGGGGGAGCGACGGTACGTTGCTCAACTTTAGTGTTTCCTTCTGGTTTGCAGTTGATTTGGCGTCAAAAGAATTGGAGCAAACACGGTGGTTGGAAAGATAACTGATTAACATCATAGGTTGTAACCAAATAGTCATGAATATAGCAAGATTCAACCTAGTGAATACCTATGTGGAAAAATCCAAATGGCTGTTTCCTCAGAGAAAATGGGGCAGCCTAGATTCTGAAGAACATTGGGAATTCTCCAAATCTATTCTACAGTAAACAGAATTTCTTGGATAAGAAAATTCTTTTAGCTTTTACGTTGACAAGTATTTATTCTAGGTGTGGGACTCCCAAAACAtatctaataatattatcaatgttaatatataaatggtGATAACACTTCAGCGTTAACATACTTCAAAACTATCATTCCCACATGCAAATCAATTTGTTTAGCCTAATCAATCATCTCAAAATCAATTCTTTCCGCGTCAATTCTCTCAAAATCAGTGCTACCAATACCTAAATAAACATTCCCTGAGTTGGTAAGGGGTCATTGCCCAGAAATTTGGTGGAGAGATCTTGCTTTTATTTGTGATTTGAAGACTTAGAGTACTAGTAGAGAATCTTTGGTTGGGTTTCTGGGTATTACAATGATGTGAATTGGAGACCAGCTTGGGACCAATGATGAGAAAGGCCAAAGACATTTGAATCTGTCTCAAGTGCTTGAAATGTTCATGGTCAGGATTGAAAGGTTTTCATGGTCAAGTGGAGTACTAGTTGCCAGATATGCTTGTAGAAGGAGATGGGAAGAGCTTTCATATCTTGCTGTTTTTCCTTTCTGTTCGTAAATTTGCTACTTGAAACAAGAGCTTGCAGCATAAATGAGAGGATTAAAGGAATGTTGTATGCTGTCTTTCTATTTTATTACGCAAACCAAAGGGTATTGCGTCTTTATGGtattaataattaacaataCAGCAGCAGGCATCAGTAAGATAGAGAAAAGTGAGATGACctctattttaaacattttaataaaaactaaaatgtagACTACACATATAAGTCACAGTTCACCTAGACATCACTTTCCATCTAGGAACATGTAATTTAGTCAAAAGAATGAAAGACGACAAACAAAAACGAACaccacaaattaaattaaaatgagaagAATGTGAACTGGGAAgtttagagaaataaaatagaTCAGAACAGAgggaaaaaaatgttatatacaGTGTAAAGTAACAGAGGTAATTTTGTGGAATGCCCAAGGAAGAGGGTTTCACATCCTAATTTTGTTTCTGAAGCAAACCTTTCATCAGAAAATAGGGGAGAAATCACAATTCAACCCCACAACCCTTAAACAAATGTTACTATAGTGGTAAAAGTGGGATTTTAAGAACCATATCAAGGTGGCGCTACTACTATAGCCTAAAAAGGCCATTATTTTAGCCACTATGAGCACTACTGAAAACGGCTCCACACCACTATTTGAATCACATAGAAGTCTAGGGCTACTACACTGCATTACTCCTCCAAAGTGCTACTGCAACTATAGCACACTATTGAttactcattaaataaatattctggTCCAAGGTATTATTCTATAGTACGTTTTTGGATGTTGGTTATtgataaaagaacaaaaagtaTTTGAAGCCCTCCCTTCTCTGTTGTCCCAGACATGCTCCTTGAGATCCCAATTGTTTCTCAGCAGTTTTAATGTAATTCAAATCTGAATTTCCAGTAAGATCAAAATGGGTTCTCCTGGAAATATTCAATTTTCTGTTATAATAAAAGACAAGTACCAACTATATTGCTCGaaacttttcaaaatgttaCTCAAAACAATTATGCCAAACTCAAATCCCAACCAGATTCTGTAAAACAGTGACTATAAAATTACAAACCAAAACTGATCATCACCTGAAAGCTCATCAAGATGCCATCAAAGTATCCCATGACTACAGAAAGCCTTAAGTAAATCTAGCCCACAATATGTGATTGTTCCCTAGAAGTATTAAAGGAAATAGGTTGCATCTTTCAATGAGTATTAGAGGAATCTTCCAAAGAAGAAACCTGGAGCTGTATCAACAAGACAGGGTTACAATCTTCAAGAATATCCACACCAAACGGACAATTTAGAAACACAATAATCAAGCCcgttttatcaaattatattgCTAAAATTTGTAGTTTCCAAAATCTATTGCAAAAATAACTATCCCCGTATTGTTCTAACACTATGTAAATGAATTCAATTtcgtacacacacacactataaaaaactagaaaaatataattattcataatgcTATGTTGTATGCTTACATTGGACGCCTCCCCAATAGCGGAACCACCAACTTTCACACCCTCAGTACAAAAATACTTTCTTGGAATTTTGAGGGCACAGACGTTTGAAATAGTCTTCTTCATCACCCTATTACATCAGTTACAGAGTCACAGCCCAACACAGAAGCTCAAATAGGAAGATAGAAAAGCACAATAAACACTATAAACCACATTCTCATGCTGGCATACGAAGAAACAAGAGTGATTGAAATATCCGAAAAAATCATTCATACCTGTTCATTGTGTGAATATGGAAATGGTGGAATACAAGAAGAAGGATGAAGTATTTGGTATTTACGGAATTGGATTTCAGACCATGGGAGGGGCTATGCTGTGCTTTCGAATCGAACACACGTGGGATACACTGCAAAATCgcgttaaagaagaaaaatgtgaagCGCTTAATTGCGTTGCTGCAAATGAAACGTGATTttgcttttctcttttcttggtTAAGAACTTGGTGTTAATTTTACGCTTCATCTCTCACTAATCTTCTTTTGACGAATTTTgttacctaattttttttaacattttattaataatttgtaataatttttacatCATGTTATCTATCTGTTAAATTTCTAACAATGATTTTTGtcgaaaaacaaaactaaaaaaaagggCATTATTTTAttaccaaattttgtaaaataataatattgtattaatcttattttattcttatttattttcgtaccactttattagaaagttaataaattagttaaatacATAAATGTTTATGGTATGTGAGAGTCCctttttgctttttctttttccaagaACCCTCTTTTTTTCTGCCACAAAACAACACTTCACTCTCACCTTGCACTCTTTTCCCTCTCTATTTTCTCTGTCTTATCTCTACCAAAAAGGAGTCTGAATTTCTATCCAAAAGTCTGAATCATTCTCTTCTGTTGCACAAATCAGACTTGAGGCTAGTTCAGGACCTCGAAGCACCCGATCCTCCTTATTCCTTGTTAAGTGGAGGCTCATTATTTGAGATTTTCATATCTGATGATACTTATTTGAGTTAAAAGTTGACAACTAGAATTCGATTTCTAAGCACTTTGTCATAGCCGGACTATCCTTCTTAAAAgcttaatatataaatgaaaacagATGATTTTTATATCAAACGTGTTTGTAAGCTAGTAGTTCAATATAATATGACCAAGATAGTTAAAGGGAAAAAGGGCGTAAAAGTTTGTTATTCTTATAatgttgaatttaattttaggcttaaatatacatttggtccctatttttgttgattttattgaatttggtccctattttcgttttatgttcaattaggtcctcattttcgtcaaattgtggtcaatttggtccttttcactaacggtgtttaaatagttaacgtttttgaacagtatatgccacgtgtcagctcctgattttttttttattaattttttaatttttttttaatttttattttattttattttttaatttttttaattttttttaatttcaaaaaatggtccacgtgtcaagtcacgattgtgccacatgtcaatttgtggtagtattattttttttgttcaatttagtccctatattcattatttttgttcaatttagtcccaatttttattaaaacaaatcaattttgtccttttcaaatcgacactaaatttaatatcttttatacaaattatattaatatcttttctaaaattgacctttaaatttattattttttaaatttaattataaattattaaatttaattataaattgaataaattcttatatttaatttctaaatagaatataattatttaaaatattataagaatataattattaattttttttctaatatttatactctaaaatatttttaaaattgatatataaaaatgttttaaatattcaaaatattttagaaaaataaactaatatttgtaaaattaacatttacatataaaatattttagattttaatatctaaaatgcaataaaaatattaaatattttaaatttaaatgtaaattttacaaaggttaatatatatttttaaaattttaataattatattttaattatattctatttaacaattgaatctaaaaattatattcaattaataattaaatattacaatttataattaaatttaataaataagtaataataatgtcaattttaaaaattaaatggttttattttaacaaaatttgggattaaattaaacaaaaataacgaatataggaattgaattgaataaaaataacgaatatagagactaaattgaacaaaaaaaaagaatactAACAGAAACTAACACGTGGCACAagtgtgacttgacacgtggacactttttctgaaattaaaaaaaaaaattaaaaaaattaaaaaaaaattaaaaaaaaaatcaaaaaaactaggagctgacacgtggcatgtactgttcaaaaacgttaactatttaaacacagttagtgaaaaggactaaattgaccacaatttgacaaaaataaggacctaattgaacataaaacgaaaataggaaccaaattgaataaaatcaacaaaaataggaaccaaatgttAAGCCTTAATTTTACTTGGTACAATTAATATCAAGTAAAAACTTGGTTGTTTGggaaatttatttcaaaaggaTAGGGGTGGGGTTTATAAGAAGTATTTACTATTCTAGTTTTTAATGATTAGCAACCTGTGTTTTTCTTGATATACAGTTTGAAATCTTAAAATATGTGAAATGTTCAAAATCTGGAACAGTCTTGCTCGTAGCTCCTTAAATTGATCTTTATTCGTATATTTCACTAAGCTTGGAAATTGCAATTAACTTTTACAGGCTGGAATGGGTGGGGGAACCGGCACAGGTGGAGCTTCAATCATTGCTGGTatagcaaagtcaatgggtgtACTGACGGTTGGTATTGTCACCACCCCTTTCTCATTTGAAGGAAGAAAGAGAGCTATTCAAGTCCAAGAAGGAATTACAGCCTTGAGAGATAATGTAGACACACTTATAGTTATTCCAAATGACAAGTTACTAACGGCAGTTTCTCAGTCTACCCCTGTAAGTCAAGCATTCAATTTGGCTGATCATATTCTTCGACAGGGTGTTCGCGGCATATCTGATATTATTACGGTATGAAATATTGTTAGCTATCTTTGAACGCTAACACTTGCATTGCTATTttccttcatatttttgttCCTATGAAAAATTGATTGTAAAGATGTAAATGCAAAAGGGTGAATGAAAAGGGTACGTTGCAACCTTATAGTTTGTTGTGCTGACATCTGTTTTGTGGTCTTGAAGGCTTGAATATGACATTGGACACAGATAAGATACAACAAAGTC is a window from the Vigna unguiculata cultivar IT97K-499-35 chromosome 7, ASM411807v1, whole genome shotgun sequence genome containing:
- the LOC114190387 gene encoding LOW QUALITY PROTEIN: cell division protein FtsZ homolog 2-2, chloroplastic-like (The sequence of the model RefSeq protein was modified relative to this genomic sequence to represent the inferred CDS: inserted 1 base in 1 codon), which codes for LQAGMGGGTGTGGASIIAGIAKSMGVLTVGIVTTPFSFEGRKRAIQVQEGITALRDNVDTLIVIPNDKLLTAVSQSTPVSQAFNLADHILRQGVRGISDIITIPGXVNVDFADVRAIMANAGSSLMGIGTATGKSRARDAALNAIQSPLLDIGIERATGIVWNITGGTDLTLL